The Brachyhypopomus gauderio isolate BG-103 chromosome 1, BGAUD_0.2, whole genome shotgun sequence genome includes a window with the following:
- the LOC143525735 gene encoding uncharacterized protein LOC143525735, giving the protein MDSPTLEPYYEVIRNMSESGATDAEITRRLLSEGVRNGASERSIRRFRSEHGLMKRTVTDEHLELAVASAVRETGSTFGRKLMTGYLSSKGLHASEGRVGRILRATHQPYHEARCQGARNLNPVPYNAEYMGHKIHLDQNEKLVMFGVTHVLAVDGYSSKIVGYSTMPVKNNLTIYGEVYRPAVLSFGLWDTVRVDCGKEFYLTLFMQEQLAKYRYNQARLPYLQTPSTQNHTVERMWPEVNNRVNYPIKEALIQLMDKDELNMEDNVVRYCVSNLSCQIAHLGLTRVVQAWNAHRIPGKGIPNVLARHGCYTKLSEDLLPDASTAANQYQLEVGSSLTRVSSFAVDPFPSDTDKEQAERQFGENYPNMFYLLESTVNHQNGHLQEALKLLIDITRRNI; this is encoded by the exons ATGGATTCTCCAACGTTAGAGCCTTACTATGAGGTTATCCGAAATATGTCCGAAAGCGGAGCAACAGATGCAGAAATAACGCGCCGTTTACTTTCTGAAGGTGTTCGTAACGGAGCGTCGGAAAGGAGTATACGAAGATTTCGTTCAGAGCATGGCTTAATGAAGAGGACGGTCACAGATGAGCATCTTGAGCTGGCTGTAGCATCAGCTGTTAGAGAG ACGGGATCAACTTTTGGCCGCAAATTAATGACAGGATATCTGTCATCTAAAGGTCTTCATGCAtcagaggggagagtggggagaATACTGCGAGCTACGCATCAGCCTTATCATGAAGCACGGTGCCAA GGTGCAAGAAACCTCAACCCAGTGCCCTATAATGCTGAATACATGGGACATAAAATCCATTTGGACCaaaatgaaaagcttgtgatgtTTGGGGTGACTCATGTGCTTGCAGTTGATGGATACAGCAGCAAAATTGTGGGGTATTCTACAATGCCTGTAAAGAATAACCTAACAATATATGGAGAAGTCTACAG ACCAGCGGTTCTCTCCTTTGGGTTATGGGACACAGTAAGAGTTGATTGTGGAAAAGAATTCTACCTCACACTTTTTATGCAAGAACAGCTTGCAAAGTACAGATACAACCAAGCAAGGCTGCCTTATTTGCAAACTCCATCAACACAG AACCACACAGTTGAGAGGATGTGGCCCGAAGTAAATAACCGGGTTAATTACCCAATCAAGGAGGCGTTAATTCAGTTAATGGACAAAGACGAATTGAACATGGAAGATAACGTGGTCAGATATTGCGTATCCAACCTGTCTTGCCAAATAGCACATCTTGGACTCACTCGAGTAGTTCAGGCATGGAACGCACACAGGATTCCAG GGAAAGGAATACCAAATGTTTTAGCCAGACATGGCTGCTACACTAAACTTTCAGAAGACCTCTTACCAGATGCCTCAACTGCAGCAAATCAGTACCAACTGGAAGTGGGGTCTTCCCTGACAAGAGTGTCATCATTTGCTGTAGACCCTTTCCCCTCAGACACAGACAAAGAACAAGCAGAGAGGCAGTTTGGGGAGAACTACCCAAACATGTTTTATTTGCTAGAGAGCACTGTGAATCATCAGAATGGACATTTACAAGAAGCTTTGAAACTGTTAATAGACATAACTCGAAGGAATATATAA